One window of the Benincasa hispida cultivar B227 chromosome 3, ASM972705v1, whole genome shotgun sequence genome contains the following:
- the LOC120074645 gene encoding rhodanese-like domain-containing protein 9, chloroplastic yields MGRIGPCCSTLPSRSNLRTSWLTLRTVPHRRTYPGKQVLQRKVGIKAEINFVNVEEAKKLIAVDGYAIIDVRDKSQFNRAHIKSCYHVPLFIENQDNDLGTIIKRTVHNNFSGLFFGLPFTKPNPEFVQSVKAQFSPQSKLLIVCQEGLRSTAAADKLEKAGFENIACITSGLQSVKPGTFDSVGSTELQDAGKAGLVTIQGKISAVLGTVLICAYLFITFFPEQAEKLLQMAPTS; encoded by the exons ATGGGAAGAATTGGGCCTTGCTGTTCGACTCTTCCTTCAAGAAG CAACCTAAGGACATCCTGGTTAACTTTAAGGACTGTTCCTCATAGAAGAACCTATCCTGGGAAACAAGTTCTTCAGAGAAAAGTTGGAATTAAAGCTGAAATAAATTTTGTCAATGTTGAAGAAGCCAAAAAGCTAATTGCAGTTGACGGATACGCAATCATTGATGTTCGGGACAAATCACAGTTCAATCGAGCTCACATTAAATCGTGTTACCATGTCCCACTTTTCATTGAAAACCAAGACAATGATCTTG GAACTATTATAAAAAGGACAGTGCACAACAATTTTTCTGGCCTGTTCTTTGGATTGCCATTTACCAAACCCAACCCTGAGTTTGTGCAGTCTGTTAAAGCCCAGTTTTCACCTCAAAGCAAGCTATTGATAGTTTGCCAGGAAGGATTaag GTCCACTGCTGCTGCTGACAAGTTAGAGAAAGCTGGTTTTGAAAACATAGCTTGTATAACATCAGGACTCCAATCTGTAAAACCAG GCACATTTGACTCGGTTGGTTCGACCGAGTTACAAGATGCTGGCAAAGCCGGTCTAGTGACGATCCAAGGCAAAATTTCAGCTGTACTAGGAACTGTTCTTATCT GTGCATATTTATTCATAACTTTCTTTCCAGAACAAGCTGAGAAATTGCTTCAAATGGCACCAACAAGTTAA